One Nitrospina watsonii DNA segment encodes these proteins:
- a CDS encoding flagellar basal body-associated FliL family protein, giving the protein MAQQETQEDVDQIEEVAPKRGVSRGFLLSLLMITGLAVGSYFAFINFIQPQLAVEQQERPLQVPGSKFADKVPQEMGVMYPMDPFLINLARSNGKQFLKVSLTLELSSPEVRPEVKANEFKIVDSILLLLSSKTREDVISLQGKFKLKDEIATRVNRFLVMGHVKDVYFSEFIVQ; this is encoded by the coding sequence ATGGCGCAGCAGGAAACTCAGGAAGATGTGGATCAGATTGAAGAGGTGGCTCCCAAACGCGGTGTGAGCCGGGGCTTTCTGCTCAGCTTATTGATGATTACGGGATTGGCGGTGGGTAGTTATTTTGCTTTCATCAACTTCATCCAGCCGCAGTTAGCCGTCGAGCAACAGGAGAGGCCCCTGCAGGTACCGGGCTCCAAATTTGCGGACAAGGTGCCGCAGGAAATGGGCGTCATGTACCCGATGGATCCGTTTCTGATCAATCTGGCACGCAGCAATGGCAAGCAGTTTCTCAAGGTCAGCCTGACTTTGGAATTGAGTTCCCCGGAGGTGCGCCCGGAAGTGAAGGCCAACGAATTTAAAATTGTGGACTCCATCCTGTTGCTGTTGAGCAGCAAGACCCGCGAAGATGTGATCTCGCTCCAGGGCAAATTCAAATTGAAGGACGAGATCGCCACACGGGTGAACCGCTTTCTGGTCATGGGCCACGTTAAGGACGTCTATTTCTCTGAATTCATCGTTCAATAA
- a CDS encoding porin → MKGTFHLLMAALIFLWFTTGSAYAGTNAFKLLEDVEIHGFASASYSYNFNRPLSQTNCGVAPLTGCVRIFDQDDNSFKMDNTELVFLKQADDIGDIGFRFDLTFGFSLPEGAQRARSSAVAGGTPGLSVADDDFDLQQSYVTWKAPLGNGLTIDVGKFITHVGAEVFDGYDGWNANFSRTYAFGWGIPFNHTGIRASYELNDRWSFMLMIANNWEEAGVTDNNSEKSFGGQIAYSPYSNVGILLNWVGGNQGTLGSNAGNDNWRNIFDTVIDIGLTDRMTLQLNADYGSEENAAAGNRTAKWWGTAAIVRYDFNKWFSLNVRGALFRDQDGFRLGVPNNSLREVTVTPEFRIMENMVVRLEYRHDESNLGVFENQTGGGSTHQDTLAFNTLIHF, encoded by the coding sequence ATGAAAGGCACATTTCATCTGCTGATGGCCGCATTGATATTTTTATGGTTCACCACAGGGTCCGCGTACGCCGGGACCAACGCATTCAAATTGCTCGAGGACGTCGAAATCCACGGTTTCGCCTCGGCCTCTTACAGTTACAATTTCAATCGACCGCTGTCGCAAACCAACTGCGGCGTCGCCCCGTTGACCGGCTGCGTGCGCATTTTCGACCAGGATGACAACAGCTTCAAAATGGACAACACCGAACTGGTCTTCCTCAAGCAGGCGGACGACATCGGCGATATCGGCTTCCGTTTCGATCTGACCTTCGGCTTCAGCCTGCCGGAAGGCGCACAGCGGGCGCGCAGCTCCGCGGTTGCCGGCGGCACGCCGGGCCTCTCCGTAGCGGACGACGATTTCGACCTGCAGCAATCTTACGTCACCTGGAAAGCGCCCCTTGGCAACGGCCTGACCATCGACGTCGGCAAATTCATCACGCACGTCGGCGCCGAAGTATTCGACGGCTACGACGGCTGGAACGCGAACTTCTCCCGCACCTATGCCTTCGGCTGGGGCATTCCATTCAATCACACCGGCATCCGCGCGTCCTACGAGCTGAACGACCGGTGGAGTTTCATGCTCATGATCGCCAACAACTGGGAAGAGGCGGGCGTCACCGACAACAACTCCGAAAAATCGTTCGGCGGCCAGATCGCGTATTCTCCCTACAGCAATGTCGGCATCCTGTTGAACTGGGTCGGCGGCAACCAGGGCACGCTGGGCAGCAATGCGGGCAATGACAACTGGAGAAATATCTTCGACACGGTCATCGACATCGGCCTCACCGACCGGATGACGTTGCAGTTGAACGCGGATTACGGCAGCGAGGAAAACGCGGCCGCCGGCAACCGCACCGCCAAGTGGTGGGGCACGGCCGCCATCGTGCGTTACGATTTTAACAAATGGTTTTCGCTCAATGTGCGCGGCGCTCTGTTCCGGGACCAGGACGGCTTCCGCCTGGGTGTGCCCAACAACAGCCTGAGAGAGGTCACCGTCACGCCGGAGTTTCGCATCATGGAAAACATGGTGGTCCGCCTGGAATACCGGCACGACGAGTCGAACCTCGGCGTGTTTGAAAACCAGACAGGAGGCGGCAGCACGCACCAGGACACCTTGGCCTTCAACACGCTCATCCATTTCTAA
- the fliM gene encoding flagellar motor switch protein FliM, with amino-acid sequence MGQVLSKGEVDALLRGVSENQIETEADVTEEEKGVVPYDLTSQEKIIRGRLPTLEIINQFFSRLFRNSFSGMMRRSADVSTVSTDSLKFGDFLRSLPVPSSLHVFRMEPLRGFGLVVMESSLVFALVDNFFGGPGSSEMKNQGRDFTSIEMRMTRNVIQQALEDWANAWKPVHRVKTSYVRSEVNPQFAAIVPPTDVVLIIVFDIEMERASGTITICLPYTAIEPVLPKLKANFQSERMEADKVWIRRLREELMQTDVECVVELGKMIMTPRKLLNLKLGDTLMLGNDVSDPLTVKVEGIHKYMGHPGVSRGMKAVQISKIIEREE; translated from the coding sequence ATGGGACAGGTTTTATCCAAAGGTGAAGTCGATGCCCTGTTGCGGGGCGTCAGCGAAAACCAGATCGAGACCGAAGCCGACGTCACGGAAGAGGAAAAAGGCGTCGTTCCGTACGACCTGACCAGTCAGGAAAAGATCATCCGGGGCCGCCTGCCGACCTTGGAAATCATCAACCAGTTTTTTTCCCGTCTGTTCCGGAACTCGTTCTCGGGCATGATGCGGCGTTCCGCCGACGTCAGCACGGTATCGACCGACTCCTTGAAGTTCGGTGATTTTCTGCGTTCGCTGCCGGTGCCGTCCAGCCTGCACGTATTCCGCATGGAACCCTTGCGTGGGTTCGGGCTGGTGGTCATGGAAAGCAGTCTGGTGTTCGCGCTGGTGGACAATTTCTTTGGCGGTCCGGGCTCTTCGGAGATGAAAAACCAGGGCCGGGATTTCACCTCCATTGAAATGCGCATGACCCGCAACGTCATCCAGCAGGCGCTCGAAGACTGGGCGAATGCATGGAAACCGGTGCACCGGGTCAAAACCTCTTACGTGCGTTCCGAGGTCAACCCGCAGTTTGCGGCGATCGTTCCGCCCACCGACGTGGTGCTGATCATCGTGTTTGACATCGAGATGGAGCGCGCTTCCGGTACCATCACCATCTGCCTGCCTTATACGGCCATCGAGCCGGTGCTGCCGAAACTGAAAGCGAACTTTCAGAGCGAGCGCATGGAGGCCGACAAGGTTTGGATCCGCCGTCTGCGCGAAGAGCTGATGCAGACCGATGTCGAATGTGTGGTGGAACTGGGAAAAATGATCATGACGCCGCGAAAACTGCTCAATCTCAAGCTGGGGGACACGCTCATGCTGGGCAACGATGTCTCTGATCCCTTGACGGTCAAAGTGGAAGGCATCCACAAGTACATGGGCCATCCCGGCGTTTCGCGTGGCATGAAAGCCGTGCAGATTTCCAAAATCATTGAAAGGGAAGAGTGA
- the fliN gene encoding flagellar motor switch protein FliN, protein MAEFDDNELGALDDLDKFEDFEFDKEGAEAEDDEEGTKSVKDSRLDLILDIPLTVTVELGRSKMLIHDLLQLGQGSVIELTKMVGEPLEVLVNDKLVARGEVVVVNEKFGVRLTDIISPMERVQSLG, encoded by the coding sequence ATGGCTGAATTCGATGACAACGAACTGGGCGCCCTCGACGATCTGGATAAATTTGAGGATTTCGAATTCGACAAGGAAGGTGCCGAAGCCGAAGATGATGAGGAAGGGACCAAAAGCGTAAAGGATTCCCGGCTGGACCTCATCCTGGACATTCCGTTGACGGTGACGGTCGAATTGGGGCGTTCCAAAATGCTGATCCACGACTTGCTGCAACTGGGGCAGGGGTCGGTGATCGAGCTCACCAAGATGGTGGGCGAGCCGTTGGAAGTGCTGGTCAACGACAAGCTTGTGGCCCGCGGTGAAGTCGTGGTCGTCAACGAAAAGTTCGGCGTGCGGCTGACCGACATCATCTCCCCGATGGAACGTGTGCAGTCGCTGGGTTGA
- a CDS encoding DNA-directed RNA polymerase subunit omega — protein MEEILELEKLALDVIKSRYLLCILVAQRIHQLEKGAQPCIEVKDGEYDSPKSYYQLALREIIEGNMDLEQISA, from the coding sequence ATGGAGGAAATTCTGGAACTGGAAAAGCTGGCTCTGGATGTCATCAAGAGTCGCTACCTGCTTTGCATTCTGGTGGCACAGCGCATCCATCAGTTGGAAAAAGGCGCGCAGCCCTGCATCGAAGTCAAGGACGGCGAATACGATTCGCCTAAAAGTTATTACCAGCTGGCCTTGCGGGAAATCATCGAAGGCAACATGGACCTGGAACAGATCAGCGCCTGA
- a CDS encoding cytochrome C, whose amino-acid sequence MLPEQHDILWTFLTIMCSIFALYVFTNVIQVCRGRENVNTTKWGVVFGVFLLVVFSMTVHVMGLVQRDQMFFFFFRQLPVVLLLLLVWGYFFKSEDIESQSEPLIRAGYFFACVSILLAGYTNWLPQQRSDPPPVGGIELSGELTMEEFTEMGRVIVFGAKQVAGQKAIGKGQCPLCHTFDPGDNIGRCPNLFGVEERSHSRIKEDRYINDPIKIGETDSTGIVKGKAEEVPEEYRRSGPYAFSGEDYLRESLMCPSCYVVEGYGKAGDKVSPMPVIHKPPISLSPLELNAVLAWLQAKDTPGDFAKVSIPLPSPEDTAKKEEESSGEEEDRPVFVTGNEPIEEIINTLGCPLCHKIPGIPGAVGELGPALYEKVNSPKRLKDPNYKGKAKTAHEYTKESILNPSAYVVFNEEAGEPFPDGVMPQDFGQKLSVQALDKLVDFIANTEPEG is encoded by the coding sequence ATGCTTCCAGAGCAGCACGATATTTTGTGGACTTTTCTCACAATTATGTGCAGCATCTTCGCTCTGTATGTGTTCACCAACGTCATCCAGGTATGCCGGGGACGTGAGAATGTGAATACGACGAAGTGGGGAGTTGTGTTTGGTGTGTTTTTGTTGGTGGTCTTTTCGATGACCGTTCACGTGATGGGCTTGGTCCAGCGTGACCAGATGTTTTTCTTTTTCTTCAGACAGCTGCCGGTGGTTCTTCTCCTGTTGCTGGTTTGGGGATATTTTTTCAAGAGCGAAGATATCGAAAGCCAGTCCGAACCTCTGATTCGAGCTGGCTATTTTTTCGCCTGCGTTTCCATTCTTCTGGCCGGTTACACCAACTGGCTGCCGCAGCAGCGCAGTGATCCCCCTCCCGTGGGAGGCATCGAGCTGTCGGGTGAGCTGACCATGGAAGAGTTTACGGAAATGGGCCGGGTCATTGTATTCGGCGCCAAGCAGGTAGCGGGTCAGAAGGCCATTGGTAAAGGGCAGTGCCCTCTGTGTCACACCTTCGATCCGGGCGACAACATCGGCCGCTGTCCCAATCTCTTCGGAGTTGAGGAGCGCAGTCACAGCCGGATTAAAGAAGACCGCTATATCAATGATCCAATTAAAATTGGTGAGACCGATAGCACCGGCATCGTGAAGGGTAAGGCGGAAGAGGTTCCGGAAGAGTATCGCCGTAGCGGACCCTATGCGTTTAGTGGTGAAGACTACCTTCGTGAGTCTCTGATGTGTCCTTCCTGTTACGTGGTTGAGGGTTACGGTAAAGCGGGCGATAAAGTCAGCCCGATGCCGGTTATCCACAAGCCGCCGATCAGCCTGAGTCCTCTCGAACTGAACGCGGTATTGGCCTGGTTGCAGGCCAAGGACACGCCGGGTGATTTCGCTAAGGTCTCCATTCCCCTGCCTTCTCCGGAAGATACGGCTAAGAAGGAAGAGGAGTCCAGTGGTGAGGAAGAAGATCGACCGGTATTTGTAACGGGTAATGAGCCGATTGAGGAGATCATCAATACGCTGGGTTGTCCGCTTTGCCACAAGATCCCGGGAATTCCGGGCGCGGTGGGAGAGTTGGGTCCGGCATTGTATGAGAAAGTCAATAGCCCGAAACGTTTGAAAGACCCGAACTATAAGGGTAAAGCGAAAACAGCGCATGAGTACACCAAGGAGTCGATCCTCAATCCGAGCGCGTACGTCGTGTTCAATGAGGAAGCCGGCGAGCCTTTCCCGGACGGCGTCATGCCGCAGGATTTCGGGCAAAAGCTGTCGGTTCAAGCCCTCGACAAACTGGTGGACTTTATTGCCAACACAGAACCTGAAGGTTAA
- the ltaE gene encoding low-specificity L-threonine aldolase produces MEIIDYRSDTLTQPTEAMRRALAEAEVGDDVFDEDPTVHRLQALAAEKTGKPAALFVPSGTMGNLVSLLTHCQRGDEIILGQRSHIFVNEVGGLAALGGIHPHPIANREDGTLDLNQIEAAIRKADVHFPPTRLICLENTHNYCGGYPLTAEYMAQVRELADRHGLGIHLDGARIFNAAVALGVEVPALTRDADTVMFSLSKGLSAPVGSLVCGSKEWVLQARKWRKMVGGGMRQAGVLAAAGIEALTHHPDRLTQDHQNAQTLAQGLRATPGIHIDCDRVHTNILFFKLDHPAMGAQALLDYLNGKGIRILQLADGVFRAVVHRHITAEMVATTLKTLREVLK; encoded by the coding sequence ATGGAGATCATCGATTACCGCAGCGACACCCTCACCCAACCGACGGAAGCGATGCGCCGGGCGCTGGCCGAGGCTGAGGTCGGCGATGATGTGTTCGACGAGGATCCGACCGTCCACCGGCTGCAAGCTCTGGCGGCGGAAAAAACCGGCAAGCCCGCGGCCCTGTTCGTTCCCAGCGGCACCATGGGCAATCTGGTCAGCCTGCTGACGCATTGCCAGCGCGGCGATGAAATCATCCTCGGCCAACGCAGCCATATCTTCGTCAACGAGGTCGGTGGCCTGGCGGCGCTGGGCGGCATCCATCCCCACCCTATCGCCAATCGGGAGGACGGTACCCTTGATCTCAACCAAATCGAGGCCGCCATTCGCAAGGCGGACGTGCATTTCCCTCCAACGCGCCTCATCTGTCTGGAAAACACACACAATTATTGCGGTGGCTACCCTTTGACTGCCGAATACATGGCGCAGGTGCGCGAGCTTGCGGACCGCCACGGCCTGGGCATACACCTGGACGGGGCGCGCATTTTCAACGCCGCGGTTGCCCTGGGTGTGGAGGTTCCGGCCTTGACCCGGGATGCGGATACGGTCATGTTCAGCCTGTCCAAGGGCCTGTCGGCGCCGGTGGGATCGCTGGTATGCGGCTCGAAAGAATGGGTCCTCCAAGCCCGCAAATGGCGCAAAATGGTGGGCGGTGGCATGCGGCAAGCAGGAGTTCTGGCGGCGGCAGGCATCGAGGCCCTGACCCATCATCCGGACCGGTTGACCCAGGACCATCAAAACGCCCAGACTCTGGCGCAGGGATTGCGCGCGACTCCGGGCATCCACATCGATTGCGACCGGGTGCACACCAACATCCTGTTTTTCAAGCTGGACCATCCGGCTATGGGAGCGCAGGCTCTTCTGGATTACCTCAACGGCAAAGGCATCCGCATTTTGCAGTTGGCAGACGGCGTGTTCCGGGCGGTGGTCCACCGTCATATCACCGCGGAAATGGTCGCGACCACCTTGAAGACGCTGCGCGAAGTCCTGAAATGA
- a CDS encoding ammonium transporter: protein MGRFFKFLAVSIGFWLLLVLPAYAEEAPQLNGADTAWILVSSALVMLMLPGLALFYGGMVRRKNVLSTIMHSFIPLGVITIQWVLIGYSLAFGKDIGGFIGGFDKVLFNGTDIDTLNGTIPDYLFSMFQLMFAIITVALISGGIAERVSFKAYVIFIFIWSTIVYDPICHWVWGGGWLGELGALDFAGGTVVHISSGVAGLAAALYLKKRRGFPGPMMIPHNLPLVLLGAGLLWFGWFGFNAGSALAADQNAALAFTNTQVATGAGMLGWLIAEQMRAGKPSALGAASGVVAGLVAITPAAGFVSPIWAIVIGLVAGMICYLAVVLKYRKGIDDSLDVFGIHGVGGAWGALATGLFVTHGGTGLLDGNLKQVGIQIIGVAAAAIYSFVVTYILVVVIDKIVGFRVDQEDEEIGLDATQHGESGYNLV, encoded by the coding sequence ATGGGTCGATTTTTCAAATTTCTGGCTGTTTCGATCGGATTCTGGTTGTTGCTGGTCCTTCCGGCTTATGCAGAAGAGGCACCCCAGCTCAATGGCGCCGACACCGCCTGGATTCTGGTGTCCTCGGCCCTGGTGATGCTGATGCTGCCGGGGCTCGCCTTGTTTTATGGAGGCATGGTGCGGCGCAAAAACGTGCTCAGCACCATCATGCACAGCTTCATCCCGCTCGGGGTGATCACCATCCAGTGGGTGCTGATCGGTTACTCGCTTGCTTTCGGCAAGGACATCGGCGGCTTCATCGGCGGCTTCGACAAGGTGTTATTCAACGGCACCGACATCGACACCCTCAACGGCACCATCCCCGACTACCTGTTCAGCATGTTTCAGTTGATGTTCGCCATCATCACCGTCGCCCTGATCAGTGGCGGCATCGCCGAACGCGTGTCATTCAAGGCCTATGTCATTTTCATATTCATCTGGTCCACCATCGTGTACGACCCCATCTGCCACTGGGTGTGGGGTGGCGGCTGGCTGGGCGAACTGGGGGCTCTGGATTTTGCCGGCGGCACGGTGGTGCACATCTCGTCCGGTGTGGCCGGACTGGCGGCGGCGTTGTACCTGAAAAAGCGGCGCGGTTTCCCCGGTCCCATGATGATCCCGCACAACCTGCCTCTGGTGCTGCTGGGGGCGGGCCTGTTGTGGTTCGGCTGGTTCGGGTTCAATGCAGGCAGCGCCCTGGCGGCCGATCAGAACGCCGCCCTGGCCTTCACCAACACCCAGGTGGCCACCGGGGCAGGAATGCTGGGCTGGCTGATTGCGGAACAAATGCGAGCCGGTAAACCGAGTGCCCTGGGCGCAGCCTCGGGCGTCGTCGCCGGGCTGGTCGCCATCACCCCGGCGGCGGGATTCGTCTCCCCGATCTGGGCCATCGTCATTGGCCTGGTGGCGGGCATGATCTGCTACCTGGCCGTCGTTTTGAAATACCGCAAAGGCATCGACGATTCTCTCGACGTGTTCGGCATCCATGGCGTGGGTGGCGCCTGGGGCGCACTGGCCACGGGACTGTTCGTCACTCACGGCGGCACGGGCCTGCTGGACGGCAATCTCAAACAGGTTGGCATTCAAATCATCGGTGTGGCAGCGGCTGCCATTTACTCCTTCGTCGTCACCTACATTCTGGTGGTCGTGATCGACAAAATCGTTGGCTTCCGCGTGGACCAGGAAGACGAGGAGATCGGACTCGATGCCACGCAACACGGCGAGTCCGGCTACAACCTCGTATGA
- a CDS encoding c-type cytochrome, with product MMSNSKKIVRHWLAAAVVLAVLSVPSILFAQDYRKPDPVQQDKLELGKKVYFKRCVWCHGVEGGGDGPSADRLFTRPRNFIQGTFKIRTTDSGELPLDQNLIDTVKNGLPGSAMPPWGEVLSTEEITSVVQFVKTLVQDRDFSGDFEELAVQDVGTMPWSVKEPFYMGIPQEAIDAGKEIFQKNKCWECHGGEGRGDGNPTMKDDWGFPIVAADWTQCWNFRGNRRDPYNPLHIVNTVSTGLNGTPMPNFKDQITVEDRWKLAAFVNSLCPRKKIDSLTNKPVNDFLIGSKYTEGPVSTDFNDPMWQAPEHDSRIVKRPEGYEGDQNWHYIALAGQITRGQRNFDPKVDNLWVMSRWSKEEDAVYYVVEYHQRFLSTNPEYPEGVAIQWPGQLEDLYGAEKPYFIYGDSKKPVDIWKATFLPKDDYSSTNAPKPEGYELDVNVTELVGHGFDDVKTKETIGGVEVVNSTFHQGRVKIMFKRSLKTENPDRTDVQIPTKSFIPISFMQWAGIDKEHDEHMAISTWAYTILEPPLPAERIWLPPVMAAVFFGFQLWLVRMTKRTRQMHEEGKAN from the coding sequence ATGATGAGCAATTCCAAAAAGATCGTGAGGCACTGGCTGGCAGCCGCAGTTGTGTTGGCCGTTTTGAGTGTGCCTTCCATCCTTTTTGCTCAGGACTATCGTAAGCCGGATCCGGTTCAGCAGGACAAACTGGAGCTGGGCAAAAAGGTATATTTCAAGCGCTGTGTCTGGTGTCACGGCGTGGAAGGTGGCGGGGATGGTCCCTCTGCGGATCGTCTGTTCACGCGTCCCCGTAACTTCATTCAGGGGACGTTCAAGATCCGTACTACGGATTCCGGTGAGCTGCCTCTGGATCAAAACCTGATCGATACCGTCAAAAACGGCCTTCCGGGATCGGCCATGCCGCCCTGGGGTGAGGTTCTGAGCACGGAGGAAATTACATCGGTGGTCCAGTTTGTCAAAACGCTGGTCCAGGATCGTGACTTCAGCGGAGACTTCGAGGAGCTGGCGGTGCAGGATGTCGGCACCATGCCTTGGAGTGTCAAGGAGCCTTTCTACATGGGCATTCCGCAGGAAGCCATCGATGCCGGTAAGGAAATCTTCCAGAAGAACAAGTGTTGGGAGTGTCATGGTGGCGAAGGCCGCGGTGACGGCAACCCGACCATGAAGGACGACTGGGGATTCCCGATTGTGGCCGCAGACTGGACGCAATGCTGGAACTTCCGCGGCAACCGGCGTGACCCGTACAATCCGTTGCACATCGTTAACACGGTGTCCACGGGCTTGAACGGCACCCCGATGCCTAACTTTAAAGATCAGATCACCGTTGAAGACCGGTGGAAGCTGGCGGCTTTCGTCAACTCCCTGTGTCCGCGGAAGAAAATTGACTCCTTGACCAACAAGCCGGTCAACGACTTCCTCATCGGTTCCAAGTACACCGAAGGCCCTGTCTCCACGGATTTCAACGATCCGATGTGGCAGGCCCCGGAACATGATTCAAGAATTGTCAAGCGGCCTGAAGGGTATGAAGGCGACCAGAACTGGCATTACATTGCTCTGGCCGGCCAGATCACCCGTGGTCAACGCAACTTCGACCCCAAAGTGGACAACCTCTGGGTTATGTCCCGCTGGAGTAAAGAAGAAGATGCCGTTTACTACGTGGTGGAATACCACCAGCGGTTCCTGAGCACCAACCCGGAGTATCCGGAAGGTGTGGCCATTCAGTGGCCGGGACAGTTGGAGGACCTGTATGGCGCTGAAAAGCCGTATTTCATTTACGGCGATTCCAAAAAGCCGGTGGATATCTGGAAGGCAACGTTCCTGCCGAAGGATGACTACTCCTCCACCAACGCCCCGAAACCGGAAGGTTACGAGCTGGATGTGAATGTGACTGAACTGGTCGGACATGGTTTCGATGATGTCAAAACCAAAGAAACCATTGGCGGTGTGGAAGTGGTCAATTCCACTTTTCATCAGGGTCGTGTGAAGATCATGTTCAAACGGTCGCTGAAGACTGAAAATCCGGATCGCACGGACGTTCAGATTCCGACCAAATCGTTTATCCCGATCTCCTTCATGCAATGGGCGGGTATAGACAAGGAACATGACGAGCACATGGCGATCTCGACTTGGGCTTACACCATTCTCGAGCCGCCGCTGCCCGCAGAGCGCATCTGGTTGCCGCCTGTCATGGCTGCCGTTTTCTTCGGCTTCCAGCTTTGGCTGGTACGCATGACGAAACGGACCCGCCAGATGCACGAAGAGGGGAAAGCCAACTAA
- a CDS encoding c-type cytochrome: MNQGVRNVIVSIVLYAVGWAVFHYALLPWFKSGETGWFHLIVQNRYSGFGVLMLYFVAFNLVLKLKPPMLLNAAIVWLAGLYFYEAILYPPIPWTLLITYMMLWTIGTFLYISQDPKTFAEFRRPIVRTVLADSKGFKIARIIAFTALPLLVGFATYDGLLPKFQEPVELRTVHPAPPATTRVHGKTYQLESLQNPFRIDEQDNYKESFPFLDAEKQEYMKYVTEGGTIFFENCHYCHGDQLNGLGMFSHVFNPTPANFVDPGTIAMLRESFLFWRVAKGGPGLPNESTPWSSAMPPWEEHLNTEEIWKVILFEYWYTGWHPRTFDDESSVKGGE; this comes from the coding sequence ATGAATCAAGGTGTTAGAAACGTAATAGTAAGTATTGTTTTGTACGCCGTGGGCTGGGCGGTGTTTCATTACGCCCTGTTGCCCTGGTTTAAATCCGGGGAAACCGGCTGGTTCCATTTGATTGTTCAGAACCGTTACTCCGGGTTCGGCGTACTGATGCTGTACTTTGTGGCTTTCAATCTCGTCCTCAAACTGAAGCCGCCGATGTTGTTGAATGCGGCGATCGTCTGGCTGGCGGGCTTGTATTTCTATGAAGCCATTTTGTATCCGCCGATCCCCTGGACGCTGCTGATCACCTACATGATGCTGTGGACGATCGGTACGTTCTTGTACATCTCGCAAGATCCGAAGACGTTTGCGGAATTCCGGCGGCCCATTGTCCGGACCGTTCTGGCGGATTCCAAGGGATTCAAAATCGCGCGGATCATTGCCTTCACGGCATTGCCGCTGCTGGTTGGTTTTGCAACGTACGACGGGCTTCTGCCCAAGTTCCAGGAACCGGTTGAGTTGCGGACGGTCCATCCGGCACCGCCTGCCACGACCCGCGTTCATGGCAAGACCTATCAGTTGGAAAGCCTGCAGAACCCTTTCCGTATCGATGAGCAGGATAACTATAAAGAAAGTTTCCCGTTCCTGGATGCGGAAAAGCAGGAGTACATGAAGTACGTTACCGAAGGCGGAACGATATTCTTTGAGAACTGTCATTACTGCCACGGTGACCAGTTGAACGGCTTGGGAATGTTCTCCCATGTTTTTAACCCCACTCCCGCGAACTTCGTCGATCCGGGAACCATCGCCATGTTGCGCGAGTCGTTCCTGTTCTGGCGTGTTGCGAAAGGCGGTCCTGGTTTGCCCAACGAATCCACTCCGTGGTCGTCGGCCATGCCGCCTTGGGAAGAACACCTCAATACCGAAGAAATCTGGAAGGTCATCCTTTTCGAATACTGGTATACCGGATGGCATCCGCGTACGTTTGATGATGAATCTTCGGTTAAGGGTGGCGAGTAA